A genomic window from Haladaptatus caseinilyticus includes:
- a CDS encoding ABC transporter permease, whose product MSRWRYFARRLLLSIPVLIFGATITFVVIRMGPLDPVAAILGPTGDPQAYNRIQDQLGLNQPLWQQYIDYMTNMFTLQLGDSWVLRPDTSAYSLIVEYAPYTIWLGFWSVLIALFVGIPLGFYAGLNPNTWSDYTASFGGIVWRAMPNFWLAVILTEVLSQSGGYLFGFDWENWLVPVSVIGRPDLSNLFNPDILFPAIKKTAPAALVLGSASMGNEMRIGRTAVLETVNSNFIETARAKGVPPRSLVWKHIFRNALIPLVPIITGEAYLLIGGAVLVETVFSIKGIGYLFFQAVIQGDLPLVGSLMFIFILLVVIINILQDFLYTIIDPRVGYDGGS is encoded by the coding sequence ATGAGTCGCTGGCGCTACTTCGCTCGTCGCCTGTTACTGTCGATTCCCGTTCTGATATTCGGAGCGACGATAACGTTCGTCGTCATCCGAATGGGCCCGTTAGACCCCGTCGCGGCAATCCTCGGGCCAACGGGCGATCCACAGGCGTACAACCGAATCCAAGACCAACTCGGCCTTAACCAGCCGTTATGGCAACAGTATATCGACTACATGACCAACATGTTCACCCTACAGCTGGGTGACTCGTGGGTTCTTCGCCCCGACACGAGTGCCTATTCGCTCATCGTCGAATACGCGCCGTACACCATCTGGTTGGGATTCTGGTCGGTACTCATCGCCCTTTTCGTTGGGATTCCGCTCGGGTTTTACGCCGGACTCAACCCGAACACGTGGAGCGATTACACCGCATCGTTCGGTGGTATCGTCTGGCGTGCGATGCCGAACTTCTGGTTGGCAGTCATTCTTACTGAGGTGTTGTCACAATCGGGAGGATATCTGTTCGGGTTCGATTGGGAGAACTGGCTCGTGCCGGTCAGCGTCATCGGCCGACCGGACTTGTCCAACTTGTTCAACCCGGACATTTTGTTCCCTGCCATCAAGAAAACCGCACCGGCCGCGCTCGTGCTCGGTTCCGCATCAATGGGGAACGAGATGCGTATCGGGCGGACTGCCGTGTTGGAGACGGTGAACTCCAACTTCATCGAGACAGCCCGTGCGAAAGGTGTTCCACCTCGCTCGCTCGTCTGGAAGCACATCTTCCGAAACGCGCTCATCCCGCTCGTCCCGATCATCACGGGTGAGGCGTACCTGCTGATCGGTGGTGCCGTGCTCGTCGAGACGGTGTTCAGCATCAAGGGAATCGGCTACCTGTTCTTCCAAGCAGTCATACAAGGAGACCTGCCGCTGGTCGGTTCGTTGATGTTCATCTTCATCCTGCTCGTCGTGATAATCAACATCCTACAGGATTTCCTGTACACCATCATCGACCCCCGTGTCGGCTACGATGGAGGGAGCTGA
- a CDS encoding ABC transporter substrate-binding protein, with amino-acid sequence MTDTDNLTRRRFLKATGGAATAAALAGCTGGGNGDGGGNGNGGNSGNKLQLINPTMTTLDPVKATDTASGTVIQQIFDPLMNYPNGQVSVENLLVKEHTVSDDKTTYTFKLKEGVKFHNGKEVTAKDVVYSWRRLAESTNSRRAYFILDSIGVKHDSTTKTYKDSDGEKHELTVAKPNSLALKTTGDYELEMTLQKPFHSTLEMLAYTSFAVIPEGIVGDINGYNGEMKHSKFATKNPVGAGPFKFKSWKSDDHAEVTKYEDYHDEKAKVDGVHWKILSEPNARHTYGITNKRADIVYESSLPTAQYDPNKVKNTSTDDQGRIVGEYGPTNSDATMNYLGVSTISSYYMGFNTEAVPKAVRQACAYAMNQETLVKEVFKGRGESAYHFTPPMIYPGGAKQYKSHAESKYPYGFNESQLDKAKQVMKDAGYGPNNPFKFEFTVYQSSTTWPKVGKLLRDKLKSAHIEMSVNSAPFNTLLSRGRKGNLEAYSLGWIMDWPAPDNFLGLLYPPLTDTSKSSPQAYTNWSGTKASKQATKAWEKIQNNRGPTKKEEQAREQAYVTMEEANWEDVTFLPTYHLLSERFSYDWVDVPKYGGAGFSRQMYNNVTLSERKK; translated from the coding sequence CGGCAACAAACTCCAGCTCATCAACCCGACGATGACGACGCTGGACCCCGTTAAGGCGACCGACACGGCGTCCGGAACGGTTATTCAGCAGATATTCGATCCGCTGATGAACTATCCGAACGGTCAGGTTTCCGTCGAGAACCTGCTCGTCAAGGAACACACCGTTTCCGACGACAAGACGACGTACACGTTCAAACTCAAAGAGGGCGTCAAATTCCACAACGGAAAGGAAGTTACGGCCAAGGACGTCGTTTACTCGTGGCGGCGACTCGCCGAATCGACGAACTCCCGCCGTGCGTACTTCATCCTCGACTCTATCGGTGTCAAACACGACTCCACGACGAAGACGTACAAGGACAGCGATGGAGAAAAGCACGAACTGACCGTCGCAAAACCGAACTCGCTGGCGCTCAAGACGACGGGCGACTACGAGCTGGAAATGACGCTGCAGAAGCCGTTCCACTCCACGCTGGAGATGCTCGCATATACGTCCTTCGCGGTCATTCCCGAAGGCATCGTCGGCGACATCAACGGCTATAACGGCGAGATGAAACACAGCAAGTTCGCCACGAAGAACCCCGTCGGTGCGGGTCCGTTCAAGTTCAAGTCGTGGAAGAGCGACGACCACGCAGAAGTCACGAAATACGAGGACTATCACGACGAGAAGGCGAAAGTCGACGGCGTTCACTGGAAGATTCTATCCGAGCCGAACGCACGTCACACGTACGGTATCACGAACAAACGGGCTGATATCGTCTACGAGAGCAGCCTTCCGACGGCCCAATACGACCCGAACAAGGTCAAGAACACGAGTACGGACGACCAAGGCCGTATCGTGGGTGAGTACGGCCCGACGAATTCCGATGCGACGATGAACTATCTCGGCGTTTCCACCATCAGCTCCTACTATATGGGATTCAACACGGAGGCCGTCCCGAAAGCCGTTCGACAGGCCTGTGCGTACGCAATGAATCAGGAGACGCTGGTCAAAGAAGTGTTCAAGGGTCGTGGCGAATCCGCATACCACTTCACGCCACCGATGATCTACCCCGGTGGTGCGAAACAGTACAAGTCCCACGCGGAGAGCAAATACCCGTACGGATTCAACGAGTCACAACTCGACAAGGCGAAGCAGGTGATGAAGGACGCGGGCTACGGCCCCAACAACCCCTTCAAATTCGAGTTCACGGTCTATCAGTCTTCGACAACGTGGCCCAAGGTGGGTAAACTCCTCCGCGACAAGCTCAAGTCGGCTCACATCGAGATGTCGGTCAACTCGGCACCGTTCAACACGCTTCTCTCCCGCGGTCGCAAGGGCAACCTCGAAGCGTATTCGCTCGGGTGGATCATGGATTGGCCCGCACCGGACAACTTCCTCGGTCTGCTGTACCCGCCGCTGACGGACACTTCGAAGTCCTCGCCGCAGGCGTACACCAACTGGTCCGGCACCAAGGCGTCGAAGCAGGCGACGAAGGCGTGGGAGAAAATCCAGAACAACCGCGGTCCGACAAAGAAGGAAGAACAGGCCCGCGAACAGGCTTACGTCACCATGGAAGAGGCCAACTGGGAGGACGTCACGTTCCTGCCGACGTACCACCTCCTCTCCGAACGATTCTCCTACGACTGGGTCGACGTGCCAAAGTACGGTGGCGCTGGATTCAGCCGCCAGATGTACAACAACGTTACGTTGAGCGAACGCAAGAAGTAA